A genomic segment from Nicotiana sylvestris chromosome 1, ASM39365v2, whole genome shotgun sequence encodes:
- the LOC104231404 gene encoding cyclin-U2-2-like, translating to MALAVTNSNISPRKLRDDLYFYSYQQDSNIPLVISVLASLIERNLARNQRIAKNCTWALSKNVRTRVFDCHETPDMTIQSYLERIFRYTRAGPSVYVVAYVYIDRFCQLYPEFRISPRNVHRLLITTIMVASKYVEDMNYRNSYFARVGGLTTNEMNKLEMEFLFMMGFKFHVNVSVFESYCCHLEREVSIGGGYEIERTLRCAEEIKSKQREERRCSQITRVLL from the exons ATGGCCTTGGCTGtaacaaactcaaatatatcTCCAAGAAAACTAAGGGATGATCTATACTTTTACTCATATCAACAAGACTCAAATATCCCATTAGTGATCTCAGTTCTTGCTTCTTTAATTGAGAGAAATTTGGCTAGGAATCAAAGGATAGCAAAAAACTGTACATGGGCATTATCCAAGAATGTAAGAACAAGAGTATTTGACTGCCATGAAACACCAGATATGACAATACAATCATATTTGGAGAGAATTTTTAGATATACAAGAGCTGGACCTTCAGTTTATGTGGTTGCTTATGTATATATTGATAGATTCTGTCAACTCTATCCTGAGTTCAGAATTAGTCCAAGAAATGTACATAGGCTACTCATTACCACTATTATGGTTGCTTCCAAATATGTTGAAGACAt GAATTATAGGAATTCATATTTTGCAAGAGTAGGAGGATTGACAACaaatgaaatgaacaaattggagATGGAGTTTTTATTCATGATGGGGTTCAAGTTTCATGTGAATGTAAGTGTTTTTGAGAGCTATTGCTGCCATTTGGAAAGGGAAGTGAGCATAGGAGGAGGTTATGAAATTGAGAGGACTTTAAGGTGTGCTGAGGAAATCAAATCAAAACaaagagaagaaagaagatgtagCCAAATTACTAGAGTTTTGCTgtaa
- the LOC138872916 gene encoding uncharacterized protein, translated as MTNDNPTGTPSSSSTTPRTVFHEDDFTHPCHPLYVHPSDVLWQRCNDLVVSWLINSMSKEISHSVEYSEYAKDILRELEERYGKVDGARVFELKKELAHISQGSLDIASYFNKIKQLWDEIAFYKVRVCTCGSKAVEDEEQKVYQFLMGLNATYMQTHNNILMMKPLLSVGNMYIILLSDKKQR; from the exons ATGACCAACGATAATCCTACTGGTACACCTTCTTCTTCCTCTACTACACCTCGTACTGTGTTTCATGAGGATGATTTTACACATCCGTGTCATCCACTGTATGTGCACCCATCAGATGTACTG TGGCAAAGATGTAATGATCTTGTGGTGTCATGGTTGATTAATTCTATGTCAAAAGAAATATCTCATAGCGTAGAGTATTCTGAGTATGCTAAGGATATTTTGCGTGAATTAGAGGAGAGATATGGTAAGGTTGATGGGGCCAGAGTCTTTGAGCTAAAGAAAGAGTTAGCACATATATCTCAAGGGTCTTTAgacatagcttcttatttcaacAAAATCAAACAACTTTGGGATGAGATAGCATTTTATAAGGTCAGAGTTTGTACTTGTGGGAGTAAAGCTGTTGAGGATGAAGAGCAGAAGGTTTATCAGTTCCTTATGGGCCTAAATGCTACCTACATGCAAACTCACAACAACATTCTAATGATGAAACCACTTCTATCTGTTGGAAATATGTACATCATCTTATTATCTGATAAGAAACAGAGGTAG
- the LOC138872910 gene encoding uncharacterized mitochondrial protein AtMg00810-like, with amino-acid sequence MSTVKSLIVVAVKQHWPLFQLNVNNFASYSSPSMVCDRLPDNGMLNYLRGSGSFLVILAVYVDDIILTGTDLSEISSLRGFLHEKFRIKDLDPLNYFLGIGVLYCDSGVLLHQKKFIHDLLELFASSASSSVVCPLDINEKLKASVGDPFPKPEEYRCLAALHLLRYLKRTSHFGLFFSNSPNLSLKVYCDSDWASCVDSRRSVTGFCVFLGDCLVSWKSKKQLVVYLSTAEAEYRVVSKAAGEVTWLSRLLSDFGLPFSSPIPLCCDNQAALHIARNPVFHERTKHIELDCHFVRGKIGDGLISLGQRCSSC; translated from the exons ATGTCTACTGTGAAGTCTTTGATTGTTGTGGCTGTCAAACAACATTGGCCTTTATTTCAACTTAATGTTAATAAT TTTGCAAGCTACTCAAGTCCCTCTATGGTTTGTGACAGGCTTCCAGACAATGGTATGCTAAACTATCTCAG GGGTTCTGGCTCTTTCTTGGTCATTTTAGCTGTGTATGTGGATGATATCATTCTTACTGGGACTGATTTGTCAGAGATTTCTTCCTTAAGGGGTTTTCTGCATGAAAAATTCAGGATTAAGGACCTTGATCCTCTTAATTATTTTTTGGGAATTGGGGTTCTCTATTGTGATTCTGGGGTACTTCTCCATCAGAAGAAGTTTATTCATGACTTATTAGAGTTATttgcttcttctgcttcttcttctgttGTTTGTCCCCTTGATATCAATGAGAAATTAAAGGCTTCTGTTGGTGATCCCTTTCCCAAGCCTGAAGAGTATAGATGCTTG GCTGCTTTGCatcttttaaggtatttgaaaagGACTTCTCACTTTGGTCTGTTCTTCAGTAACTCTCCTAATCTTTCTTTAAAGGTATATTGTGATAGTGATTGGGCTTCTTGTGTTGATAGTAGAAGGTCTGTCACTGGTTTTTGTGTGTTTCTTGGTGATTGTTTGGTGAGCTGGAAATCCAAGAAGCAGCTTGTGGTCTATCTTtctactgctgaagctgaatACAGGGTTGTGAGTAAAGCTGCTGGTGAGGTTACTTGGCTTTCAAGATTGCTATCTGATTTTGGtcttcctttttcttctccaATTCCTCTGTGTTGTGACAACCAGGCTGCTTTGCACATTGCCCGCAATCCAGTCTTTCATGAGAGGACTAAACATATAGAGCTGGACTGTCATTTCGTCAGAGGCAAGATTGGTGATGGGCTAATTAGCTTGGGTCAGCGGTGCTCAAGTTGCTGA